TCCGTGGCGACCCAGTTGTTGATCTCCTTGGTGTCTTGACTCCCTCCCTGCAGGGCTTTGGGTCGAATGCCGTATTGCTGCTCCACAGCGGTGAAGAACTCCTGTTTGAGGCGCAGACCTGAAGAAAACATCACATGCGTCACGGAATACGCAGCGTCAAGACGAGCACGTTCGGGTCGCGAGGACTGACGTCTGGCCAGGTAGAGGCGGGCTGCCGCGCTCAGTCCTTTGTTGCCCGTCTTGACAGAGGTCAGGAGGTCCCTCAGGGTGTTGTGGAGCTGAGGGTCCTGCAGGGTGTGGTACCTCAAGGCCCGGAACAGCTGCCTCTCGCCACGCTCAGAAGCTCCTGTGGAACCGACCGCATTAGGTCCGAGCTTGATATTTCCAGTGATATGTGCTCACCCATGGCCAGTTGGGTGAGGACCGCAGAGACGCTGATGGGCGCGAGAACCACATTGGCGTTGTCCTGCTGGGCTGCCAGCGCACGGAAAAGGTTGTAGCCAAAGTCGGAGGTGGCGGCAGCCATCTTGGTGGCGGGTGTGGTGAAGAGCTCCACGTGTTCTTCCTCGCCACCCTGCTGGTTCGTTCTCCTCCGTCTGTGCCTGGATCAGAAAGGCAAGTGCCCATGTCAatgcgtgcacacgcacacacacacacacacacacacacacaccacacacacacacacacacacgtagctCGAGCTTGTTTTTAGATTGTGGAATGGTTTCATCATCACATCAATTCACCATGTAGACGATACCtgaaccaaaacaaagacCAGCAGGCCCAAAAGCAGGAGGGGGGTTGCGCTTCATCCTGAAACACACCGAGATTACGTTTAGTTCATTTTTAGTCCCGCTAGtttgtgatttgtttattgttgttgtttttttttacattagttTTCACAACTGATTTATTccacttgacaaaaataatttttcagtTCTGTTATTGTTATGGGTGAGAACCTTGACGCATGTGCTGGCGCGGCAGAGAGACAAAAATAAGAGATTTCGAAGTAAAACaaggaaaaacatgtttgcatgcccctcggtcacgtgacttgATCCCCTGAACGCTGCCAAGAGGGTCAAAGTGCTCGACACGAACACGCAAGGAAGAGAAGTAACCGAGTACAAATACTCCGTACTTTCTTACTCTtattgaaattgaaattggTAATTAAGTCAATTTCCGAAACATGTTGCTGCCTTGTGCAGAAGAGCGCGCATTCTTTTCGTCGCCAGCACAACCACTGATGGAAGTTGCAACAACTAAACTAGCTTTTGTATTAATCATGTATTGGTAGTTCTGTCGATACTTTaaccaatcttttttttttttttctttgcccaGGTACAGTGTGAGTACTTTTGCGCGACGGTCACGTGGTCCATCTACTGGTGATGTCATGTTACCACCCCCCAAAATTGAGCCTCCCGAGTATGTCAACGcgaaaaaagatcaaaatagGTACGCAATTGGACTTGGTTCGAGTGTTTGGCACTTTGGGTTATGCGGCGCGCCCAGGtggcaagtaaaaaaaaaaaaagaaatggaaagaaaGGCACGGAAGAATTGATGACGCGCACTCACCTCGCAGCAGCCTTGCTCTCTCGCTCCACGTCGCGCGCGTGACAGCGGGGCGCCGCGCACGTCGCCAGCTCGATCCGAGCGGGGACGCGCGGCCGAGACGGACGCGCAATCCTCATGACGGGATGGTGACCGCAAACTCTTTCCTCTCTGCTTCTGCTCGGGCTTGTTTGTTCAAACATTGAAAGGTTTGGCTGTCCCCTCACATTGGACACGTCACGAAAACACGGTTGTCCATTCGTCACGGACATGGATGTGCGTTCACGCGACATGTCACCATTGTATGTGCGTTCACATAAATGTTTGTCCACGGAACGGATTCGAATCTCAAGGCACCGGCGGGATTGCACTGTCCGACCCCGACTGGGACTACCAAAGGTGGCCGCCAGGTGGCAGCAAACTCGCAACACAACTTCACTTTCCGATACTCAGTTTCCAAAGTAGATCCTTCAGGATTCTTTAATTTCTTATTCATTGTCTTTATCAGTCGTttaatcattttctttcatttattgaTCATTCATGTATTCATTTAAGCTCGTTTATTTGCCAATCATTCATTCCTTCGACTATTCGTCCGCTCAcgattcatccattcattcattgcttGTCTTTGAGCAGCTTAATCACTTCCCAGTCTTCATCATGCAGCGTTGAAGGCCACCAGCTCAACTTTCCCGCTTTCTCTTTGCTTTGTGCGTGCGCATGCTCGTGCGCGTGCACGCGACAGGTTACTATTTAGCTTGAATGGCGAGCGCGTTGAAGGCAGAGAGAAGTCGGAAGCCGTAGATTGTCGCTCGTCATCGTCATTGTCGTCCTCCTGCTCGATGGCGGTCCTTCCCCTGCGGGGTGCGGATGTTCCGCGTTGTGTGGCGTCCTCAAGAGCGTCTTGATCGTGGCCTTTGGTCCGCTGCTCCTGCTGCGCTCGCCCTCAGCACCAAGGTGAGACACGGTCACGCACAAAAATGCTTTattgaatttgattttgtgtttatgcATGAGTGTcattcaatttttgttttatttgttaacgtattttattcattttcattttttcatcaattcaaaaccatttttaaacattttatgtcCATTTCTAACAttatatggttttattttttattcttttaacgTTTGTATACATTTAATGGTTTTATTCTAAAACCCGTTTTATTGACTTGACATTTATagttatttcattttccactaccatatttattcatttaaatatttcatttacagTAGTTATAATTGTTGTACACGGTAATTCCGGTAAACGGTGTTCCGttcattcaaaatattcattttcaacGTAAGATTCAATATCGATTTACTTCttcaaaactatttttaatgtaacattttcatttctaaaCCGTGTTACAATCGTTCGATTCGAATAATTCGTCTTGCATTGTATGACAACTCGCCATGGCATTCCAAGCGCTTTattgagtttattttttg
The sequence above is drawn from the Syngnathus acus chromosome 14, fSynAcu1.2, whole genome shotgun sequence genome and encodes:
- the serpinf1 gene encoding LOW QUALITY PROTEIN: pigment epithelium-derived factor (The sequence of the model RefSeq protein was modified relative to this genomic sequence to represent the inferred CDS: deleted 1 base in 1 codon), which translates into the protein TNKPEQKQRGKSLRSPSRHEDCASVSAARPRSDRAGDVRGAPLSRARRGAREQGCCEDEAQPPSCFWACWSLFWFRHRRRRTNQQGGEEEHVELFTTPATKMAAATSDFGYNLFRALAAQQDNANVVLAPISVSAVLTQLAMGASERGERQLFRALRYHTLQDPQLHNTLRDLLTSVKTGNKGLSAAARLYLARRLRLKQEFFTAVEQQYGIRPKALQGGSQDTKEINNWVATETGNKVPRLLAKPLPRNPGVNAVAGAYFKGKWMTAFQPQSLQNFQQEGKAPVRVPMMQQEHYPIKMGVDSDLSCTIAQILLQNQVSMFVFLPHEVTSNLTAMEETLTAEFVQDLGNTLHATHVTLTMPVFKFGYATEPHDAAPCLGAHGLAS